The following are encoded in a window of Magnolia sinica isolate HGM2019 chromosome 11, MsV1, whole genome shotgun sequence genomic DNA:
- the LOC131218507 gene encoding ATP-dependent Clp protease proteolytic subunit 6, chloroplastic isoform X2 — MVVSMAISSPFHLSARLADSDSISLSTRRFSAKSAISASPDSRGLSSRLRGLSLKPNEHVCRHNESSGGIIEARKGNPPMMPAVMTPVGPVDLSSVLFRNRIIFIGQPVNSQVAQRVISQLVTLATIDEDADILVYINCPGGSTYSILAIYDCMSWIKPKVGTVCFGLAASQGALLLAGGEKGMRYAMPNARIMIHQPQSGCGGHVEDVRRQVNEAVQSRHKIDLMYSAFTGQPLEKVQQYTERDRFFSTAEALEFGLIDGVLETLY, encoded by the exons ATGGTGGTTTCGATGGCAATATCCTCACCTTTTCATCTCTCCGCCCGTTTAGCTGACTCCGATTCCATTTCATTATCTACTcgcag ATTCTCAGCAAAATCAGCTATCTCTGCTTCACCCGACTCTCGCG GATTATCTAGTAGACTCAGAGGTTTATCTTTAAAGCCTAATGAGCATGTTTGTCGTCATAATGAGTCAAG TGGTGGAATCATAGAGGCAAGAAAGGGGAACCCGCCTATGATGCCAGCTGTGATGACTCCAGTAGGACCTGTAGATCTTTCATCTGTACTATTCCGCAACCGTATAATCTTCATTGGACAGCCAGTTAACTCTCAAGTGGCACAACGAGTTATATCACAGCTTGTGACACTAGCAACTATTGATGAGGATGCAGATATTCTG GTATACATAAATTGCCCTGGTGGGAGCACCTACTCCATCTTGGCAATCTATGACTGCATGTCTTGG ATAAAGCCAAAGGTGGGTACGGTATGTTTTGGATTAGCTGCTAGCCAAGGGGCACTTCTGCTGGCTGGAGGAGAAAAGGGAATGCGCTATGCAATGCCAAATGCACGCATCATGATACATCAACCGCAGAGTGGCTGTGGG GGTCATGTGGAGGATGTGAGGCGCCAAGTCAATGAAGCTGTTCAATCCCGCCAT AAAATTGACCTAATGTATTCTGCCTTTACTGGTCAACCTCTGGAGAAAGTACAACAATACACCGAAAGAGATCGCTTCTTCTCCACTGCCGAG GCTTTGGAGTTCGGACTCATCGACGGGGTGCTGGAGACATTGTACTAG
- the LOC131218510 gene encoding uncharacterized protein LOC131218510 isoform X1: MTGQAVAETSQEHKPPKKPKKKKESMVLVNLLYSGLICEEKTSIMMPTLKCILLGSSNINPHSHLSHLHFQQKHTISFPLFAMGRSRHQAVEKGGICRILTLRAGLNYMQERTRMGAAGANNPAAHDSKDGVLST, encoded by the exons ATGACTGGCCAGGCAGTAGCAGAGACTTCCCAAGAGCATAAGCCCCCAAAAAagccaaaaaagaagaaggaatcaATGGTCCTCGTTAATCTCCTCTACTCAGGCCTGATCTGCGAGGAGAAGACGTCCATCATGATGCCTACTCTCAAATGCATCTTGTTAGGCAGTAGTAACATCAATCCCCATTCCCATCTCTCTCACCTTCACTTCCAACAAAAGCATACCATTTCTTTCCCTCTATTTGCAATGGGAAGAAGCCGTCATCAAGCGGTAGAGAAAGGCGGCATTTGTCGCATCCTTACTTTAAGAGCGG GTTTAAATTACATGCAGGAGAGAACACGGATGGGAGCGGCTGGGGCGAATAATCCAGCGGCGCACGATAGCAAAGATGGCGTACTGAGCACGTAG
- the LOC131218510 gene encoding uncharacterized protein LOC131218510 isoform X2, which translates to MTGQAVAETSQEHKPPKKPKKKKESMVLVNLLYSGLICEEKTSIMMPTLKCILLGSSNINPHSHLSHLHFQQKHTISFPLFAMGRSRHQAVEKGGICRILTLRAGENTDGSGWGE; encoded by the exons ATGACTGGCCAGGCAGTAGCAGAGACTTCCCAAGAGCATAAGCCCCCAAAAAagccaaaaaagaagaaggaatcaATGGTCCTCGTTAATCTCCTCTACTCAGGCCTGATCTGCGAGGAGAAGACGTCCATCATGATGCCTACTCTCAAATGCATCTTGTTAGGCAGTAGTAACATCAATCCCCATTCCCATCTCTCTCACCTTCACTTCCAACAAAAGCATACCATTTCTTTCCCTCTATTTGCAATGGGAAGAAGCCGTCATCAAGCGGTAGAGAAAGGCGGCATTTGTCGCATCCTTACTTTAAGAGCGG GAGAGAACACGGATGGGAGCGGCTGGGGCGAATAA
- the LOC131218507 gene encoding ATP-dependent Clp protease proteolytic subunit 6, chloroplastic isoform X1, producing MVVSMAISSPFHLSARLADSDSISLSTRRFSAKSAISASPDSRGLSSRLRGLSLKPNEHVCRHNESSSGGIIEARKGNPPMMPAVMTPVGPVDLSSVLFRNRIIFIGQPVNSQVAQRVISQLVTLATIDEDADILVYINCPGGSTYSILAIYDCMSWIKPKVGTVCFGLAASQGALLLAGGEKGMRYAMPNARIMIHQPQSGCGGHVEDVRRQVNEAVQSRHKIDLMYSAFTGQPLEKVQQYTERDRFFSTAEALEFGLIDGVLETLY from the exons ATGGTGGTTTCGATGGCAATATCCTCACCTTTTCATCTCTCCGCCCGTTTAGCTGACTCCGATTCCATTTCATTATCTACTcgcag ATTCTCAGCAAAATCAGCTATCTCTGCTTCACCCGACTCTCGCG GATTATCTAGTAGACTCAGAGGTTTATCTTTAAAGCCTAATGAGCATGTTTGTCGTCATAATGAGTCAAG CAGTGGTGGAATCATAGAGGCAAGAAAGGGGAACCCGCCTATGATGCCAGCTGTGATGACTCCAGTAGGACCTGTAGATCTTTCATCTGTACTATTCCGCAACCGTATAATCTTCATTGGACAGCCAGTTAACTCTCAAGTGGCACAACGAGTTATATCACAGCTTGTGACACTAGCAACTATTGATGAGGATGCAGATATTCTG GTATACATAAATTGCCCTGGTGGGAGCACCTACTCCATCTTGGCAATCTATGACTGCATGTCTTGG ATAAAGCCAAAGGTGGGTACGGTATGTTTTGGATTAGCTGCTAGCCAAGGGGCACTTCTGCTGGCTGGAGGAGAAAAGGGAATGCGCTATGCAATGCCAAATGCACGCATCATGATACATCAACCGCAGAGTGGCTGTGGG GGTCATGTGGAGGATGTGAGGCGCCAAGTCAATGAAGCTGTTCAATCCCGCCAT AAAATTGACCTAATGTATTCTGCCTTTACTGGTCAACCTCTGGAGAAAGTACAACAATACACCGAAAGAGATCGCTTCTTCTCCACTGCCGAG GCTTTGGAGTTCGGACTCATCGACGGGGTGCTGGAGACATTGTACTAG